The Aphis gossypii isolate Hap1 chromosome 3, ASM2018417v2, whole genome shotgun sequence genome includes a region encoding these proteins:
- the LOC114130130 gene encoding AP-2 complex subunit alpha translates to MPAVRGDGMRGLAVFISDIRNCKSKEAEIKRINKELANIRSKFKGDKTLDGYQKKKYVCKLLFIFLLGHDIDFGHMEAVNLLSSNKYSEKQIGYLFISVLVNTNSDLIKLINQSIKNDLQSRNSIHVNLAMQCIANIGSRDMAEAFGYDIPKLLVSGDTMDVVKQSAALCFLRLLRTNPDVIPIDSNGASEWTSRIVHLLNDQHLGVVTAAVSLIDALVKRNPKEYKACVSFAVSRLSRIVTASYTDLQDYTYYFVPAPWLSVKLLRLLQNYSTPEDAGVRVRLNECLEAILNKAQDAPKSKKVQHSNAKNAVLFEAISLIIHNDSEPNLLVRACNQLGQFLSNRETNLRYLALESMCLLANSEFSHEAVKKHQEVVILSMKMEKDVSVRQQAVDLLYAMCDKSNSEEIVQEMLNYLETADYSIREEMVLKVAILAEKYATDYTWYVDVILNLIRIAGDYVSEEVWYRVIQIVINRDDVQGYAAKTVFEALQAPACHENMVKVGGYILGEFGNLIAGDTRSAPNVQFQLLHSKYHLCSPMTRALLLSTYVKFINLFPEVKTTIQEILKQDSNLRSADAELQQRASEYLQLSKIVSTDVLATVLEEMPSFPERESSILAVLKKKKPGRVPETETLENHSPQPSPINHQNNHVNNHTNSNSNSADLLGLSTPVASTTHTSNANVLVDVLGDLYGGGVSTGSNSLNASQNNYNPKKFICKNNGVLFESELIQVGVKCEFKRNLGRLGLFYGNKTTIPLQNFSTVLSSPHLWVTKLAIQIKPIEPVLEAGAQIQQLAIIECVEEYTDTPVINVSFVYNGVPQNVSVKLPVTLNKFFEPTEMNSESFFARWKNLGSNHDPQKSQKIFKASQPMDQVSTRTKLSGFGMQLLDGIDPNPDNFVCAGIVHTKTQQIGCLLRLEPNKQAQMYRLTVRSSKEPVSIEICDLLADQF, encoded by the exons ATGCCGGCCGTCAGAGGAGATGGTATGCGGGGATTAGCTGTATTCATTTCAGACATcagaaatt gtaAAAGTAAAGAGGCTGAAATAAAGAGAATCAATAAAGAATTAGCCAATATTAGGAGTAAATTCAAAGGTGACAAGACATTAGATGGAtatcaaaaaaagaaatatgtttGCAAACTCTTATTCATATTTCTACTTGGCCACGATATTGATTTTGGCCACATGGAGGCTGTCAACTTATTAtcttctaataaatattctgaaaaacaaatt GGTTACTTGTTTATTTCAGtattagtaaatactaatagtGATTtgattaaacttattaatcaaagtattaaaaatgatctGCAATCTCG GAATTCGATCCATGTAAATTTAGCTATGCAGTGTATTGCAAATATTGGTAGTAGAGACATGGCTGAAGCATTTGGTTATGATATACCAAAGCTATTAGTATCagg GGATACAATGGACGTGGTTAAACAGTCAGCAGCATTATGTTTTTTACGACTTTTACGTACTAACCCTGATGTCATACCTATAGATTCAAATGGCGCCAGTGAGTGGACATCAAGAATTGTTCACTTGTTAAATGACCAACATTTAGGTGTAGTCACAGCTGCTGTTTCTCTTATTGATGCACTAGTAAAACGAAACCCCAAAGAATACAAAGCTTGTGTTAGTTTTGCAGTTTCAAGGCTTTCTAGG attgtGACTGCTAGTTATACAGATCTTCaagattatacttattattttgtccCAGCTCCATGGTTGTCTGTTAAATTACTTAgacttttacaaaattattcaactccgg AAGATGCAGGTGTGAGAGTTAGATTGAACGAATGTTTGGAGGCTATTTTGAACAAGGCTCAAGACGCTCCAAAATCAAAGAAAGTGCAACATTCCAATGCTAAAAATGCTGTACTATTTGAAGCTATTAGTTTGATTATTCACAACGACAg tgAACCAAATTTACTTGTGAGAGCTTGTAACCAATTGGGTCAATTTTTATCGAATCGAGAAACAAACCTAAGATATTTAGCTTTGGAGTCCATGTGTCTTTTAGCTAATTCTGAGTTTTCACATGAAGCTGTTAAAAAACACCAAGAAGTTGTTATATTGTCTATGAAA ATGGAAAAAGATGTTTCAGTTAGACAACAAGCTGTTGATTTACTTTATGCTATGTGTGACAAGTCAAATTCTGAGGAAATTGTTCAGGaaatgttgaattatttagAAACAGCTGATTATTCAATAAGAGAAgaaatg GTATTGAAGGTGGCTATATTAGCTGAAAAATATGCAACTGATTACACGTGGTATGTGGATGTAATACTAAATCTAATAAGGATAGCAGGAGATTATGTTTCTGAAGAAGTTTGGTATCGTGTTattcaaattgtaattaatagagATGATGTACAAGGTTATGCTGCCAAAACTGTATTTgag gCATTGCAAGCACCTGCTTGTCATGAGAATATGGTTAAAGTTGGTGGTTATATTCTTGGAGAGTTTGGCAATTTGATTGCTGGTGATACTCGTTCTGCGCCAAACGTACAGTTTCAACTATTACATTCCAAg TATCACTTATGTTCGCCAATGACTCGAGCATTACTACTGTCAACATACGTAAAATTCATTAACTTGTTCCCTGAAGTAAAAACTACAATCCAGGAAATACTTAAACAAGACAGTAATTTACGAAGTGCTGATGCTGAACTACAACAAAGAGCATCTGAGTACTTACAACtatcaaaaattgtatcgACTGATGTTTTG GCTACAGTTTTGGAAGAGATGCCTTCTTTCCCAGAACGTGAATCATCAATATTGGCTGTTCTTAAAAAGAAGAAACCAGGTCGAGTGCCAGAAACTGAAACATTAGAAAACCATAGTCCTCAACCATCTCCaataaatcatcaaaataatcATGTTAATAATCATACCaat TCCAACAGTAATTCTGCTGATCTGCTAGGTTTATCGACCCCAGTAGCATCTACTACACACACGAGTAATGCAAATGTTCTAGTTGATGTCTTGGGAGATTTATATGGTGGTGGAGTCTCGACAGGTTCAAACTCACTAAATGCcagtcaaaataattataaccctAAAAa attcATTTGTAAAAACAATGGAGTACTGTTTGAAAGTGAATTGATTCAAGTTGGTGTAAAATGTgagtttaaaagaaatttggGACGTTTAGGTCTGTTTTATGGCAATAAAACTACAATTCCACTGCAG AATTTTTCCACAGTATTATCTAGTCCACATCTTTGGGTCACGAAATTGGCAATACAAATTAAACCTATTGAGCCAGTTCTGGAAGCTGGGGCTCAAATACAACAATTAGCTATCATTGAGTGTGTAGAAGAATATACag acACACCtgttataaatgtttcatttGTGTACAATGGAGTACCTCAAAATGTTTCTGTTAAGCTGCCggtaactttaaataaattttttgaacCAACTGAAATGAATAGTGAGTCTTTCTTTGCACGGTGGAAAAATCTCGGCAG taatCATGATCCTCAAAAATCACAGAAAATCTTTAAGGCATCACAGCCAATGGATCAAGTTTCAACGAGGACAAAACTATCTGGATTTGGTATGCAATTACTAGATGGCATTGATCCAAATCCTGACAATTTTGTTTGTGCTGGTATTGTTCACACAAAAACACAACAGATTGGATGTTTGCTACGTTTAGAACCAAATAAACAAGCTcag